In Phyllopteryx taeniolatus isolate TA_2022b chromosome 5, UOR_Ptae_1.2, whole genome shotgun sequence, the DNA window GTAACCTATTTTCAATGTACAACTAAAAAGGTATGGAGCATCAAAAACCTAATTGCCATTTCACAATGTCTACGTAGTTTATTCAATGAGACTTCAAAAGTGGGCCTACGTTAACTTTAAATGAACTTTCATAAACCTTGATTCGGGTTACATGAGCTTCAAGTTTCTAAAAGGAGATTATAGAAGAAAAACGccaaaaatgtttcacaaaCCAATTTGAAGCGTCAACATTTTTAgattgggacaaaaaaaaaaaaaaaaaatgcggcAAACAAACAGTAAAACAGTGCACGTTTAAAACCATATCAACAATATGAAGGCACACTTACTGTACTTGGTTTCTTTCCGCGGTGGTAGAAATTCACCGAGTTTTGTCGAGTGTCTTCAAACAAGCGTGTAACTCCAACGGGTTGCTAGTTGAGAACGTTTGTgactgtgtgcgcgcgtgcgtgggAGTGTGTGTTCTGAGAAACGAGTTCACCCACTCACagaaacacccccccccccccccgcacggCTGGCTTGGTTTAACCCACTCCTGTCCATTCACTGCCATGGAGCGAGCAGCACTACGCATTCCATATGGACATCGTGTACATGACTAGAAAATTCATAgataattcaattaaacatgCATTCCATGCCAATTTCAACTGTCACcgtactaaaaaaaatacaaaatatatatttttttaaaaaccttgatTCTTTTTAATAGACATCATCTGAGTTCCTCGTTAGTATAGCGCACAGCACAGATATGAAGACCAGATGTAGCCAGAATAGCAGCCTGGATAACcgacgtgcctatgtggcggccatgttgggaaggtcgacgttgccatcaaaggcaatgcatggacattgaactCAAGTTGTATTTTGCTAATTTCTCAACCGAATTTCATGAAGTTTTTGTCAGTGCCAAAGCGAGTAATATTAATACAGAGCacttaaggggggaaaaaaatccccctccaccaaaatatttttttatctatgAAAGATTATacccagttcccttgttgtgattatACAGCAATTTATGCAACCTTGCAAGCTCTGCGAGACCGTAGTTCGATTCCCTGACGGTGAGATGTCCCTTTTTGAAGGAGCTCATGAATGCTACCCAATGTTGTAAATACCTTCCCGTAGCGTCGGAGAAATCCCCATTAGGCCAAGCggcattttaaatggttttaaaagtcttattttgtatacttgatttttttttttttttattatcttttaaATTTGGCAGTGTTGTCACCAACacttctgtggtgtgtcaaatgtaaGACATTTATTTGCACTTTACAGGGATTTGAGTGTGTTCGAAAGCCTAAGTAACTAAgttatttgaagaaaaacacttttaggccataaatataaaagaatCCACATGGAAAAGATGAAAGTAGAGGAGTAAACGAGTATGCTTTATGCTGCGTAACCTCAAAACTGTACAAAAGTCTTAGGCCACCATTAGATTTGTTTATGTAAAACCATAATGATGATATGTATAACTAGAATGCCACTAAGTAGAGCGAAGACCACGACCAATGCTGAACCATGAccaaaagtttgtttgtttgtttgttcatctgTTTGTTAATTAGCAaaccacttcctggtccatgcAGGAGAGGGAAAAGCCAGGAGGTGCCTTTAAGATTCTGGAGATTGGACTCAAATggctattattattactaataataatgaaatatatatatatatatatatatatatatatataattttaaaaaaatacatttgaatggcCCGTTAGTAGTATGTTTACCATGGggttttgaggggggggggggggggggggggggggtaggtcTCTGTATGTTAGTGGCAAATATGGTGGGAATGCATATGCACATGGACACGTGGGAGCTTTTTGCCTTTAAACaacccccaccacacacatttCCTGTGTCACACAATCATGTCTTTTCACCCCTGAAAGGTAAAAGGGAAAATGGCAAATAAATATAGCTATAAAAtcatggggaagaaaaaaaaaaataattgccaagGGCTGTTGGTATGCTCGGGTTAAGACATGGAGGTTCAATCAAAATGGGCGGGGGACACACATTGTAAACAGACGGTTAAATTACATAACGGCTATGTTGTTTCTTTGTTGAAACATGTCAAAACTGGGTTGGAGGTTTGCTGTTATGCCCACTTAATGAACAGGACTGCTTTGCGTGGAAGACGTTCAAGGTCAAGGTTGTCAGCTATCAGATTTAGGAGATTTAAACGTAGGTCACATTTGCTGCTTATTACAAATGTGAgaagttaaaacatttttgggattgAAGTCTTTGAAGTGAACTTCAAGGCGTGAAGCTGACTCATTGGCACATCTGCCATCAACTTGGGCTGGGACCAGATATAAATATCCATCGTATTGCCATGTTTTTAACAGTACTCTATCAAGCTaccagcataaaaaaaaaataaaaaaatctacattacAGTTGTTGCAGTTTTAGttgttcaactttttttttttttttttttttttttacctttcagTAGAATACTGCATTTCACTGAACTggtctgaacttttttttttttttttttttactacaaataacacattttgttcATCTGTAAGCAgtaatgtatagtgacaggcagaattaCCGGTAAATGCTCCTCCACAAGATGGAAGAACGTATAATTAACCTGCGTATCCACCAGCTCATTCATACAAAAGAATAATATCTCTGTTTTCAcgtaaacaggcccagatttcacacaaagTACAAAGTAAAATTAGACAACATCCTGATTTCAGTATGTATACTTTGTGACAATGAttagtggtgtgccgtgagtgaaatgtaaaatgtgcctTGGTTCAATTATGGTTGCAAAACACTGGACTGCTGTGTTAATGTGAGATAAATGTTTTTCGAAGagaattatttcattcattttgcagATTACGTGAGACAAAACCACCCAATTAGGAAGTGACATGAAGCTCACGCTGTTGTCAGACACAAATAGAAGAGCAACTAGTTGTGTTTGTATAAGAATATAGCCTAGATTCTATTccctatttcttcttctacttccacttttctttgtctttttcagcAGTGCTGTGGCACCattctgcctctcacaggtcagtcttggtaccaCAACAGACTTGTTTGGGGGAGGAGAGGAGAGCGCCAGTGCTGGAAAAGTTCCTTTTCTACATggactagttcaaagttcagttaaGTGTTCCAAAAGTGAattagttcagttcatagtttaaaactgacaaaaattTAACAAAGTTCACTGTTGCAAAAATGAACAAGCTCatagtttgttttttccaatattgtatgttgctgatgggctattaccctcaaaatactggcatttcatgaATTCATCAttccattgttgccacccattcagtccacactagtagccagttgcagctttcaccctataATCTAAAAAACATGAGggaaaacttgttgcttgaatggtctttttaaaaatgaggactacaggacttttgtccttaatgtgcaaacagaaacacatgtagcggacatgctccccgcaactGCATTCTTCCCTGCGGCCCTGCTGTTCGAGACGGCCACTAGAAGACGCCTACTGGACCCGaaattaattagcaggtcccgtcgaaatcttggtttacagtcatcaaagtccttttcttcgtttgaaccgccccctccccccccaattGTCCAAAAGGCACAGCTCGACAAATGTGCACGCAagtactgcaacccgtgaacttccattcagttgtttgttaaccaaagataaatgtctgttttgatatttgacaaACTCTGCAggaatattccaaatgtatgccttgatgtctgtggcagtgtgtcaactttacagtgGCAAGACAGAGAACATTTTGAGCCCAACAGCACACGATGTCCTATTTCCCTTTTTACACGCctatttttcctcttcttttaccagtattagtgttatttttcttcctgtagttagcctctttgtgtttccctatagatccttcgtagatttcattaaatattcgataaaattccactcttggttgtgttttgagtttaagtaagcctctgtcatctagaactcgtatttcataaaatgtagcaacctttagattatgagactgaacTCGTAAATCgaactaacccggaagtgaacacaggcgtttaccttccttcgtatcttttcccaaattgattacatttttatccaaaccaatacaCGCTacacacgcaacacagtatgacaggaacgatggtgaaaggacattggtaacacattatatgttattatattaaaaatatgttttttctataataaacaaaatcaattcCACATTATGACAGTATGATTGTACAACGTTTTAACGacgatacaaataattttaacgatacaaataattttcctaaagaacacattcactcccatttacagaGTGTCACTGAACGCATCTCGCGCGTTTTCACATGAATGGCAGCTGCACTGAAACGGTTGCCAAATATGGCGTTCAGCTCCTTACATATGAAGGCTCATATTGTATATAGAGTTCAGACGGCTTTTGTCCCGGATGTCCCTGACTAAACCTGTCACTCTTTTCGAAAACCATTCACAGATGTCAGAAGGAGTGCATTCTCAAAAATGTGATctggcagaaatgaactaagttcagttcacgtttgcCCGAAATATGAAGTAGTTAATGAACTTTCATttattgaactcgttcaggtacaacactggtcGGCGGTGCTATTGTTGCGTGTGATActctgtgttggtcatctttaGTATATGGCACACAATAACAGTAAGCACGTGTGGATGTGGGGTCTCATTTTCAAAATTGGTTTAGATGATAATCAGTGTGGTGATTCCCATTTTggtgcaaaacaaaacagaagcaATGGCATCAATTTGGAAGTCTTCAAAATTAACAAGTGTTCTTTATTTCAAACTAACAATTTCATTTGAGGTACATGATCCACAAACAGTATATACATAAGAAAACAATGCTACAAGTTGAAACCATTTGACCTGGAATGCCATTCAGAACAGAACAAAAGCTTTGGAACTGTATCAGAGTTAAACAACTGCTCTTGATCTTCCACTTAACTCAATTGAGCAACATAATTTTTTGGAGAGTAATGTCAGAGAACCATGGGTATAGAACAGCTTTTTAGTTGGCCTTCTCTTGGTCATCATACCCCCCCCGCacctccccccaccccaaaaataaaGCCCATTTGCCCTAAAATAATGCACGCCACAGACCTTTGAACATTTCAAAAGTCTGATGATTTGAGGCCTCTAGTATAGGCGGAAAtggaattactttttttccaacCCCTTAATTAGCGTGGTGGTAAGGACAGAGTAGTAGGCTTAAGCACACTGTCGCTGGAGAGAAATGCATCCAATTAAACATTGGTAAGAGATAATTACTACTTTAAAGGAGTGCAGGAGACCTCACCCATGTATCCCCTATCTGGAGTTAAGACTCACCCAAGTAACAAGCACGTGCATGCTGAACACTGAACTTGCAACTGCTAACCCGCAATCACTCAGACCTCAGGACTACTCCCATCTGGAGCGTGACCGAGGGACCACCTGGAGGAGGCCCGGTGTATATTCATGAATTTAAGCTTTGTTTTCAGTTATATTTGAGATGGTTCCCTCGACCGAGCCCAAGGCATAGACAAAGCACAAGTTCAGAGTAAAACCTTCACTGAACTGGAATGAAGTCAAATAACTTGGATGTCAGAATTGCCAGAATTGCAGTGTTGTGGAGGAGGATTCAATTGCCAAGTACCTGTGACAAATCACATaaccttttttcctcaaatacaccaaatgatttttttttttatatgctgACTTTCACCAATGTGAACATATCAGTTTGATTCATTGGTTGCTACACTGTCTCGGCTAATTCGGCACTGCTGAATTATTATATGCATGACATCAACAGACAAGAGTTGCTTATATAGGTACAAAATTACACGTGCGAAACCTTAGCTTTACCTAATACTGAACACGTTCCCTGTCTGCTTCATGACACTACCACATGTActtttatttacatatacacCCAGTAAACGTCAAGATGCAGCGTTGGTGACAGTTTTAAATTGCTTTAAGGCAAGGCTACGGATATGGCGGTATATAAAAATTGTGCTACACCACTCATGAGGAACCAAAGCAGTTTTGTGCTCTAAAACAAGGACTGCTTGTGATGCCAGCTCAACACTAAAGGTCAAATCTACTTGGCTTATTCTGCCTTTAATGTTGAGAAAGATCATTACTGatgtgaatatactgtacacaacatTTACTCTTCGCTTGGGAAGCATTgagttgtcaaaaaaaaataactttgctTCCCTGTTGACACTGAAATGCAAAGCGACCCCAGTTCTGTTCACCGCTGTGCTTATTCTGAAAGTCAACAAAAGACTTGGCTTGTTAGGCTTATATCTGAATTTTACTGAGCGCTGTTGACACTTATAGCATTTTAGCAAACACAGTGTGAATAAACAGAACAACAAACTCCAGCACAAACTATTGGTCCTCCGAAGCAGTAAATTGAACTGTAAATTCGGAAAGATTCTCACGGTACATTAGCAACCAAGTGAGAGACtgccatgtacagtacatagctGATAAACAAGGTGACACAAGAATACAATGCAATAcaaagtggcttttttttttttttttttttacaataacagCACTCAATAGGCATTTGTGTCATGGTTTGACCTCATACTCTTCTGAAGGAAAGAGACATTTATTTCATCAAGTCTGTAATGTGCTCATTTGTTGACTACTTGGGGGGGGAAACACTACGCTAGGTCCCATGGATTGATGGAGCAAGGAGAAAAGCATCCCACTGGGAAAATATAACGCTCCAACCAAGATCCATTTAGAATAATAATCCAAACCTTGCAACCCCGTTTTGTGATCTCTGCTCAGCTGTCCACTCCCTTTATCCTTGGAGCATGCACATCAGCTCAGACCTTCTTTGGCTTGCGACCCAGGTGGTAGTAGTAAGCCATGGTGACCACCAGGAAGAGGACTCTGCTGAGAAGCAGCAGTACGGCAGCATTGGGCAGCATTCCAATCTCTATTAAGGTGATGGCTGTCACTGAAACCACAAAGCATCACATGATTATTAATAGACAAAGGCACAGTGGCCATGGACCTGCAAATGCTTACCACTGTATACCGAATCCTATATGGAACGCTCCTGTTGTTACAAGCATACCCACCTACATGTAAAGGGGTTGTCACATCACTAGATTTCTTAGCTCAACAATGGGAGAAAATTATTCCATTGGTTGATTGAGTCGACGTTGGTTAGAGCAAAGTAATACATCCCCGTTTTGCCTCAAGACATGATTAGTCAGCTATTCCACAGAACTCGATTGTCATGCCCATCCCTATGAATGATGCTTGATTGAATTTTTGGGAATGCCACTATATAAGTACAGGTGACAAACCTAAAGGTTTTTGTAAATACTTGTTTCTTGTGGAATAACAGTAAAAGATTAGCGCAGCTGGTAGATTTTGCAAAAAAAGGCCTGAAACTCATCAATATTACATTTGGGCCCAAATTCCCTCAATAGCTTAAAAACCcagtatagaaaaaaaacaaaccctgaAAAATGTTGGGTGTAACTCGACACGTTGAACACTAGAGGGCAGTTTCCGCACATGAATGCGAATAATACCGCACTCACAAACGTGTTTTAAAAGAGATGCCATCTGCTGATCTTTTGAATACAAACGACAAGAACCGTTCAAGAGAATATTGTGTGGGGAGATGTGAATACCAAGAAACTGCACTGCAAAGTAGCAAGCTTCACTCAGCAGAGTCCACTGGATGACGCTCTTCTCTGCTGTGTAGAGGCCGTTCCACATGATAAGGGCCAAGCCTGCATGGAAAGGGTAAAATAGATGGGGAAATTGTGAGAAAATGGGACCAGGGGCATTGGAATAAACCACAAACTAGACAATAAAAGATCCCTACACATTCAATAAAACCTTATTGTTAACTGTGACATTGTGGACGTGATGACATAACGGTAATTGGTCTATCGATTCAGTTAAACGCTTTATGGATTTTGATCAAAAGCTTGTGTTCAATTTCATGTTGTTCCCTGCCATTCTTATAGTTAATTCCCCTGCATGTCACTCCCGTCctgcacacagacagacacgcCAGTGAGGCTATGGAAACGAGCGGGGCGGACGGGGGGGGCTTAAAGGTGGGAGGGTGGATGGACCGTATTGTCTCCCTGCCAGAGTGGCTGCTTGGTTGATGAGACCCCATCCTTCAACCCCATTTGCTGCTGCTTGTCTAGGAAGCAATTCTCCCCCTCCCCTTTAATAATCCCCAAAGCCCTGTTGGCATTCAACATAGAAGAAAATACTGTCTCTTATTGCCCAGGTTAGATGGTTCAATCATATCTTTTGCACTGCCATGTTTTATCTGTCCTTTGTGCTAGGCAGCATGTTTGCTTCAGTTCGCGTTTTCGAAAATAATCTTGGAATGTTCGTGACCAGAAGTTCCGCTCTACAGGACATAAAACATCCTGCCAGAAGAAGAAGCTACTCTTGAATAATCTGCGGAACATTGGCATGCCCCTATAATAAACTCAagacacaatgaatgaaattaGAGTGAAAGAAAATAGAAAGCCATTACCCATTACCCCTAAGGGATGTTTTTTGCAGCCAACTGTAGCCCATATTATGAATGCTTGGATGGAGCTGTTATGACTACACTTCACATGAAACCCAGTGCAGTGTTGAGAACATGTAAAGGAATAAGCATTAAAACATCATGTTTCCATTTAAGTACAGCTGCAAAACATTCACTAAACTGGACTGTTGTGTGCATTTATGTTTTTTGCATCTTGGGACCAAGACTCACTGAGCAGTGCTCCTCCATAAAGGCGAACGGAGAGGCTGGTTGGAGATAGTTCCTCCTCAAAAACAACCTCATACAGATGGTTGGGAAAAACCAAGGCCTGTGtaggaaaaggatgacacaacCCTCATTATTACAACACAGCAACATTGTCCCGTGCAAATGTCCCTAAAAAGAGCCCTCGAAATACAGCCACTGCGCTACAGTCGTCCCCGTTTGTGAGCTCGAAGCACCGTTGCAGCCACGAACACTGGAGATATTGAACATCGACGCAATGACGCGGACAAAGACTGAACTGTTTCTCAAGATGCCTCATGCACGACTGACTATTCATTCATAGTTGCACATGACACAATGACTGAAAGGCACAATTTTACTCTGCATATTGATTGCTTAATTTCTGCAGCACTTACCATCAAGGCAATCGCCGTGAAACCCACTGCCGAGGTTAGCAACCACATCCTAAAGGAGGAGACATTGTGGAGTATTAGCATTGTAAGTAATTAAGATGAATTATTGTTTTAGTGGTGTTCTTCATAAATAAGCATTTAATGAACTGAATAGTGAAATATGCTTGCCTCTTGGAAGCTACTTTTGGAACGTTGGGAAGCCCAAAAGATAGGAATACCATTAGAAAGCAAGAACAGTTGTATTTTATGTTAAAAGAACACCAGACACCATTAAAAACTATATGTGTAGATGATTATATTGCATGACTTAATTATATCAAAAAAGATCAATAAAAGTGCTGAGACACGATTATAAACCAACAACTTGAGGTAACGTGACATTGGATTTTAGGGAACCTTGGTTTGAGCCAATCAAAACCAAGAGGAGGGTTTTAGAATGAGGTGGGCATGTCCCAGATGGAGTGCATGTAAACGAGTCTTATTGGAATTGTTCAGTATTTTTGTCATCCTGGCGAATTGCTCCGTTTGTTTGAGGCCTCGAATAAACATTCAGTGATCAGCTCAAGCAATTTGTCTTTTGGTTTCATTTCAAGTCTTAGTCGAAGTTTCCTTCTGAAACCTTTGAGagctaaattcaaattcaagtcCATCGCTTGACCACCATATTCTGAGGAGAAGCAGCCTCGGGGAGCAGAAGGAGAGCGGACGGAGGCCGGGGGCAGCACCTCACCTGATGGGTGCCACCCGGCAAAGGAAGCGACAATTCGAGACACCGCAACATAACATAACGGCATTGCTTTTCACAGGCCCCAATCTTGAACTTTACTGTGAGTGATGCAGCGTTCACTGTGTTGACACGCTGCTGACTAACCGAGGAGCTGAAATCTCACCTCAGCCCAATTGGCTCTCGAACGGCAAACTTCATCTCATTTCCGAGCATCTGACTGATCTATGAATCAACACAGAAGAGGGAAGAAATGAGTTATGACAATGGACAATTAGTAATTAGTGAAACCTTGACGGTTACATATCCAAATGATAGTTAACAGTATTTACTGAGGTAGCAAATAACTGAGAAGAAAGTGCCCTCCTTGGGGGTGTAACTCCTGGATGAGTAAACACTAattcaaaaaaagacaagacaaaatTAGAGTCAGGCTGAGTGACAGAAAGTGCTCTTATGATGTTAATTAGAGACtgtaaatgtctttatgtccttAATGAGAGCCTGAAGATTAAGAAGGGATGCGTCATAACATCATCATCTTGTGAATTCCGGATGAGTAAGCACCAGCCAATTGACTCCCAGGAGACAAATTGTTTGCTGCAAATTAACTTAATCCAAGCAACACTAGTACCGTATTTTCCTGAAAACCAAAAgggaaaatgacaaattaaGAGTTAAGTAAAATCACCATGCCTTTGGACTTACTAACAAGATAGTATTTCATAAAACTTAATGCACACTACCAATTGCCACATGCAAGTTGTAGTATCCGTTAATAGAGGCATGTTTTACAAAACTGAATTCTAAAAGTATGTACAAGCACAAATTAATAACATGTTTAACAACCAATATCTGGCTTCATTTCCTTTTACAGTACCATCATCATTAATTCAGATGATTTAGACTGcttggaggcggcacggtgaccgactggttagagcgtcagcctcacagttctgaggacccgggttcaatccccggcctccaacttgagccaggcccatctccacctgcacctgatgcctgcttcaagctgtgccacacgaatagcatcctcctctttaagctctcattctggaaaataattgactaaaatcattgtctgtttcacttcatttttcactattaccaacttcaaaggctaatcccaaatgcatcctccaggaaaatattaagtacaatatttttcagtttttatgggccatttctgaatttgaagttcattctgtgttgtgacataatacTTAACAGCGCTCcctcgcttaatacatttaacattagcatcagtaaactaattagatcaTTGTAGccacgtttcctaattaatacaaaaccTACGAGCGGATTAGCTCTTGTCGGCGATGTTgtgtgtgcttcgcggttccacttgggaccacaaccagggccccgacccgcagcacctcaacgtgaaaacacaaaagaccagcgcaacaaataccacactggctgatctgatgagcaaaaatgttgcttaaacgtaagagtagaaatagaggatgtccgctccagaggagggtagagtagccaaacattgtcctcaaatAAGAGTAcagttacttgacaataatgtgacaagtaaaagtaaatagtagtcctccaaaagatacttaagagtaaaaagtacacagtgaaattacTCAAGtgctgagtaaatagtgagtaatttttttttttaaccgcagcatgaacagcaataaaataaaaaaacaaatacaaaataaaatgtgaatgtacaaattctgatgttactgtgtgtgtgtgtgtgtatgcacagtcaaaactacaaaaaaaacatctgcaatttactgcacagtgttttctcaacttataagtgagctgaaatatgcagtattagtattattatctAGGTAAGAACGACACGAGACAACGGTTCGCTACTTGAAGGATCTCAGAAAAATAGAAAGGTAACTGCTTTGCTCTTATTCAGTCAATCAAGCTGCAAAAAAAGTTGTTTCTACCCACAAGTCAGGATAGAAACTGCCTG includes these proteins:
- the LOC133478604 gene encoding tumor protein p53-inducible protein 11-like, whose protein sequence is MASKPHPPLMKKHSQTDLISRLKSRKILGVGGEDDDGEVHRSKISQMLGNEMKFAVREPIGLRMWLLTSAVGFTAIALMALVFPNHLYEVVFEEELSPTSLSVRLYGGALLSLALIMWNGLYTAEKSVIQWTLLSEACYFAVQFLVTAITLIEIGMLPNAAVLLLLSRVLFLVVTMAYYYHLGRKPKKV